A single Glycine soja cultivar W05 chromosome 14, ASM419377v2, whole genome shotgun sequence DNA region contains:
- the LOC114383781 gene encoding uncharacterized protein LOC114383781 yields the protein MKIDSFLVQQNFTKCPTEHGVYVRNTDSGEFLIICLYVDDLLVTDSSKEDIKVFKGRIMDEFEMSDLGELSYFLGIEFVSTSKGIFMHQKKYAEDILKRFNMMECNSVITPTETGIKLQIDGDEKKVDPTLYKQIVGSLRYLCNTRPDIAYCVGLISRFMEKPKTPHFLAAKRILRYVKGTLDLGILYPYSQKNIEREVFGYSDSDWCGDKDARKSTTGYVFKFGTSPISWCSKKQGVVVLSTCEAEYIVAAMAACQALWLEALMEELNLRNCSPIRLLMDNKSAIDLAKHHVAHGRSKHIETKFHFLRDQVSKEKLELEFCRSEDQVANILTKPLKSIKFKELRDKLGVTSLTNLN from the coding sequence atgaaaattgatAGTTTCCTAGTCCAGCAGAATTTCACCAAGTGCCCTACTGAGCATGGAGTTTATGTCAGAAACACAGATTCTGGTGAGTTTTTGATAATATGTCTCTATGTAGATGATTTGCTAGTGACTGACAGTAGTAAAGAAGAtataaaagtgttcaaaggaagaATAATGGATGAATTTGAGATGTCTGATCTTGGTGAACTATCATACTTCCTGGGTATTGAATTTGTTTCTACCAGTAAAGggattttcatgcatcaaaagaaGTATGCAGAAGACATTCTGAAAAGGTTCAATATGATGGAGTGTAATTCTGTTATCACACCAACAGAAACTGGAATTAAGCTGCAAATAGATGGGGATGAGAAAAAAGTTGATCCTACCTTGTACAAGCAAATTGTAGGCTCATTGAGGTACCTATGTAACACCAGACCTGATATTGCCTATTGTGTTGGGTTGATAAGCAGGTTTATGGAGAAACCAAAGACACCTCACTTCTTGGCAGCAAAGAGGATTCTGAGGTATGTGAAAGGAACATTGGATCTTGGCATTTTATATCCTTACAGTCAGAAGAATATAGAAAGAGAAGTGTTTGGTTATAGTGATTCAGATTGGTGTGGTGATAAGGATGCTAGGAAAAGCACTACTGGTtatgttttcaaatttggaaCATCACCAATCTCTTGGTGCTCAAAGAAGCAGGGTGTAGTGGTTTTGTCAACATGTGAAGCAGAATATATTGTTGCTGCTATGGCAGCCTGTCAAGCTCTATGGCTGGAAGCTTTAATGGAAGAACTAAACTTGAGAAATTGCAGTCCTATAAGGTTGTTGATGGATAACAAATCAGCAATTGATTTAGCTAAGCATCATGTGGCACATGGCAGGAGTAAACATATTGAAACCAAGTTTCATTTCCTGCGTGATCAAGTGAGTAAGGAGAAGCTTGAATTGGAGTTTTGCAGGTCTGAAGATCAAGTTGCAAACATActaactaagccattgaagtctaTCAAGTTCAAGGAATTGAGAGACAAGTTAGGAGTGACATCCTTGACAAATCTGAATTAA